A window of the Gordonia humi genome harbors these coding sequences:
- a CDS encoding alpha/beta fold hydrolase yields the protein MSAFEVPGARLAVEFSDEHGAPVVQLHGLTSSRARDRLLGLDLGRGLSGTRLLRYDARGHGDSTGRRAPDDYRWTNLADDLLLLLDRWFPGERVHGVGPSMGTATLLYAAVREPDRFSGLTLMLPPTAWASRVAKADEYRAGADLVERSGVEAFAAAGTGAPVPPAAADAPLTMPAVTGTLLPSVLRGAARSDLPAPAELAAVAVPTTILAWIDDPAHPLATAETLFDVLPHAKLTVARTPDDVQTWPSLLATDIAARR from the coding sequence GCACGGCGCGCCGGTGGTCCAGCTGCACGGTCTCACGTCGAGTCGTGCACGCGACCGGCTCCTCGGCCTCGATCTGGGGCGAGGACTGTCGGGCACCCGGCTCCTGCGTTACGACGCCCGCGGTCACGGGGACTCGACCGGGCGGCGCGCCCCCGACGACTATCGCTGGACGAATCTGGCCGACGACCTCCTCCTACTGCTCGACCGCTGGTTTCCCGGCGAACGCGTCCACGGGGTCGGTCCGTCGATGGGCACGGCGACGCTTCTGTACGCGGCCGTGCGCGAACCGGATCGCTTCTCCGGGCTGACACTGATGCTGCCGCCCACCGCGTGGGCGTCCCGGGTGGCGAAGGCCGACGAGTACCGGGCCGGCGCCGATCTCGTCGAGAGGTCCGGCGTCGAGGCGTTCGCCGCGGCCGGTACCGGCGCGCCGGTGCCGCCGGCCGCCGCAGATGCACCGCTGACGATGCCCGCCGTCACCGGCACGTTGCTGCCGTCGGTTCTGCGAGGCGCCGCGCGCAGCGATCTCCCCGCGCCGGCGGAGCTCGCCGCGGTCGCGGTGCCGACGACGATCCTCGCCTGGATCGACGATCCGGCGCATCCGCTGGCCACCGCGGAGACTCTCTTCGACGTGCTGCCCCACGCGAAGCTGACCGTCGCGCGGACTCCGGACGACGTCCAGACCTGGCCGTCACTGCTCGCCACGGACATCGCGGCTCGTCGCTGA
- a CDS encoding HNH endonuclease, with amino-acid sequence MTSTSFDLPTSPLELAELQDAVVVALSRADLTPMSDADVVTTVQTLERSRRRCDGVDAKLYVEVSDRQAYREVGCTNVNQFYDGVLRLGVGAGKRRRLTAAAIGSFRNLQGEVLEPVLPATADAVADGQIGVDHVLVVADTMKKVPAGVPADVKADAEAQMAEIATTLTPKDLTAAGNALLERLDPDGALTDDRDRRRQRSVTVGPQDRRLLSKLSGTLTPQARAKLDALLVHWAAPGMNDPSNPDSPRGPANADGLDPEVVAEAAARDYRTTEQRNHDALEALLTEQIQGGGLGRPTTLPAHLVITAELKDLEARAGIAVTATGTRVPVADLVDLAADATPWLEVFADATSQVLYLGRGRRLASPAQRLAIFGRDRGCSAPACAAPFIRTQAHHMPDWQHGGPTDIDHLGAACGGHNRTVRTGPGGWETVILTYGPHRGRVGWRRAGSNDPWQVNPVHHPEKSLRQEPGPAGDESPRPAEVHRTRSHRSSIEQWLACRIPASSAPPGTEVVIDPLSF; translated from the coding sequence ATGACCAGCACCTCATTCGACCTCCCCACCTCTCCCCTGGAGCTCGCCGAGCTTCAGGACGCGGTCGTCGTCGCACTCTCCCGCGCAGACCTGACTCCGATGTCCGACGCCGACGTCGTCACGACCGTCCAAACCCTGGAACGCTCACGCCGCCGCTGCGACGGCGTCGACGCGAAGCTCTACGTCGAGGTGTCCGACCGCCAGGCCTACCGCGAGGTCGGGTGCACCAACGTCAACCAGTTCTACGACGGCGTCCTGCGCCTCGGCGTCGGCGCGGGCAAACGCCGCAGGCTCACCGCCGCGGCGATCGGCTCGTTCCGCAACCTCCAAGGCGAGGTACTCGAACCGGTTCTTCCGGCCACCGCCGACGCCGTGGCCGACGGCCAGATCGGCGTCGATCACGTCCTCGTCGTCGCCGACACGATGAAGAAGGTTCCCGCCGGCGTCCCCGCCGATGTCAAGGCCGACGCCGAAGCTCAGATGGCCGAGATCGCGACGACCCTGACTCCCAAAGACCTCACCGCCGCGGGCAACGCGCTCCTCGAGCGCCTCGACCCCGACGGCGCGCTCACCGACGATCGCGACCGCCGACGCCAACGCAGCGTCACCGTCGGACCTCAAGACCGACGCCTGCTCTCCAAGCTGAGCGGCACGCTCACCCCGCAAGCACGGGCCAAGCTCGACGCCCTCCTGGTTCACTGGGCCGCCCCCGGGATGAACGATCCGTCCAACCCGGATTCCCCGCGCGGTCCGGCCAACGCCGACGGCCTCGACCCCGAGGTCGTCGCCGAAGCCGCCGCCCGCGACTACCGCACCACCGAGCAGCGCAACCACGACGCCCTCGAAGCTCTGCTCACCGAGCAGATCCAGGGCGGCGGACTCGGCCGCCCCACCACCCTGCCCGCCCACTTGGTGATCACCGCCGAGCTCAAAGACCTCGAAGCCCGCGCCGGCATCGCGGTCACCGCGACCGGCACCCGGGTTCCCGTCGCCGACCTGGTCGACCTCGCCGCCGACGCGACCCCGTGGCTGGAAGTCTTCGCCGACGCCACCTCGCAGGTGCTCTATCTCGGGCGTGGACGCCGCCTCGCCTCGCCGGCCCAACGCCTCGCGATCTTCGGCCGCGACCGCGGCTGCTCGGCGCCCGCGTGCGCCGCCCCGTTCATCCGGACGCAAGCCCACCACATGCCCGACTGGCAGCACGGCGGCCCCACCGACATCGACCACCTCGGTGCGGCGTGCGGCGGCCACAATCGCACCGTCCGCACCGGCCCCGGCGGCTGGGAGACCGTGATTCTCACCTACGGTCCGCACCGAGGCCGTGTCGGCTGGCGCCGCGCCGGATCGAACGATCCGTGGCAGGTGAACCCCGTTCACCACCCGGAGAAGTCACTCCGGCAAGAGCCCGGCCCCGCCGGGGACGAGTCGCCCCGCCCGGCCGAAGTCCACCGGACTCGATCCCACCGATCGA